A genome region from Taeniopygia guttata chromosome 5, bTaeGut7.mat, whole genome shotgun sequence includes the following:
- the TMEM86A gene encoding lysoplasmalogenase TMEM86A isoform X2, translating into MVSPVTVVKSEGPKLVPFFKATCVYFVLWLPTSSPSWFSALIKCLPIFCLWVFLLAHGINFLVSHRSASRILAGLIFSAVGDAFLIWQEQGYFIHGLLMFAITHILYSSAFGMKPLDLKAGLLMGVVSSSCYAFLYSYLSGPFTYLVAVYIALIGFMGWRAVAGVQLCNDLWTWTKLSACVGAMLFMVSDLTIALNKFCFPVPYSRFIIMATYYAAQMLIALSAVETRDEEDFRKRS; encoded by the exons GTGAAGAGTGAAGGCCCCAAACTGGTCCCCTTCTTTAAAGCCACTTGTGTCTATTTTGTCCTCTGGCTGCCAacttccagcccctcctggttCAGTGCCCTCATTAAATGTCTACCCATCTTTTGCCTGTGGGTTTTCCTTCTGGCTCATGGGATTAACTTCCTAGTGTCACACCGGAGTGCCAGCCGCATCCTAGCAGGACTCATATTCTCGGCAGTGGGAGATGCCTTTCTCatctggcaggagcagggctacTTCATTCATG GTCTGCTGATGTTCGCCATCACACACATCCTGTACTCTTCAGCCTTTGGCATGAAGCCTTTGGACCTCAAAGCCGGCTTGCTGATGGGCGTCGTTTCCAGTTCCTGCTATGCCTTCCTGTACTCCTACCTCTCGGGTCCGTTCACCTACCTGGTGGCCGTCTACATCGCCCTGATCGGCTTCATGGGCTGGCGGGCGGTGGCGGGCGTGCAGCTCTGCAACGACCTGTGGACGTGGACCAAGCTGTCGGCCTGCGTGGGCGCCATGCTCTTCATGGTGTCAGACCTCACCATTGCGCTCAACAAGTTCTGCTTCCCCGTGCCCTACTCGCGCTTCATCATCATGGCCACCTACTATGCGGCCCAAATGCTGATTGCGCTGTCAGCCGTGGAGACCAGGGACGAAGAGGACTTCAGGAAGAGGAGCTAG